In Skermanella sp. TT6, one genomic interval encodes:
- a CDS encoding ABC transporter ATP-binding protein, with protein MQTMAPDRAIRVEQVRKIYDTGRERTEAVSGVSFGVERGEFVAILGPSGCGKSTLLMMCGGLESTTSGRIEVDGAPMTQPRPSIGVMFQDASLLPWKTVLENILFPIRILKRPRAEYVERARSLIDMVGLHGFEDKKPHQLSGGMRQRVAICRALVYDPDILLMDEPFSALDAITRDEMGEALLDIWEQYTKTALFVTHSIREAVLLADRVLVMTRRPATIVEDIRIPFGRPRPRDIVGAPEFNEICVHLRSLIESGQGANGVGRRAGDGPVLQPGRRGA; from the coding sequence ATGCAGACGATGGCGCCGGACCGCGCGATCCGGGTCGAACAGGTCCGCAAGATCTACGACACGGGGCGGGAGCGCACCGAGGCCGTCAGCGGCGTCAGCTTCGGCGTGGAGCGGGGCGAGTTCGTCGCGATCCTCGGCCCCAGCGGCTGCGGCAAGAGCACCCTGCTGATGATGTGCGGCGGGCTGGAGAGCACGACCTCCGGCAGGATCGAGGTCGACGGCGCGCCGATGACCCAGCCCCGGCCGAGCATCGGCGTGATGTTCCAGGACGCCTCGCTGCTGCCTTGGAAAACGGTGCTGGAGAACATCCTGTTCCCGATCAGGATCCTGAAACGCCCGCGCGCCGAGTATGTCGAGCGGGCGCGGTCGCTGATCGACATGGTCGGATTGCACGGTTTCGAGGACAAGAAACCCCACCAGCTTTCCGGCGGCATGCGTCAGCGCGTCGCGATCTGCCGCGCCCTGGTCTATGATCCGGACATCCTGCTGATGGACGAGCCGTTCTCGGCCCTCGACGCGATCACCCGCGACGAGATGGGGGAGGCGCTGCTCGACATCTGGGAGCAGTATACGAAGACGGCGCTGTTCGTGACCCACAGCATCCGGGAAGCGGTCCTGCTGGCCGACCGGGTCCTGGTGATGACCCGCCGGCCCGCGACCATCGTCGAGGACATCCGCATCCCGTTCGGCCGTCCGCGGCCGCGCGACATCGTCGGCGCGCCGGAGTTCAACGAGATCTGCGTCCACCTGCGCTCCCTGATCGAGAGCGGGCAGGGCGCGAACGGCGTGGGGAGAAGGGCGGGCGACGGTCCCGTGCTCCAGCCCGGGCGGAGGGGAGCATGA
- a CDS encoding ABC transporter permease — translation MSITASPADRPSPLPAILRRNFPVILPVATALAVLVAWQAAVMLFDVPRVILPAPTEIGAHFLSNLPMLLDHARSTGLEALAAFLLATAAGATIAGFMAAFPVVRETLQPNLVAFQLVPKIALAPMFVIWLGIDTPSRLAFAVFLSFFPVVISTTVGLSNTDPVSLRLCRSLAASPVQTFFQVRVPFALPYLFNGMRIASTMAIIGVVVAEFISSRSGLGFYILYASSRMETVGIFSALLMLCIVGLALFGAVVLAERIVRRTYLA, via the coding sequence ATGAGCATCACCGCGTCCCCGGCGGATCGTCCGTCACCGCTCCCGGCGATCCTCCGTCGCAATTTCCCCGTCATCCTGCCGGTCGCCACGGCGCTGGCGGTGCTGGTCGCCTGGCAGGCGGCGGTCATGCTGTTCGACGTCCCGCGGGTCATCCTGCCGGCGCCGACCGAGATCGGCGCGCATTTCCTGTCCAACCTGCCGATGCTGCTCGATCATGCCCGCAGCACCGGGCTGGAAGCCCTGGCCGCCTTCCTCCTGGCGACCGCGGCGGGGGCGACCATAGCCGGCTTCATGGCCGCCTTTCCGGTGGTGCGCGAGACGCTCCAGCCGAACTTGGTCGCCTTCCAGCTCGTGCCCAAGATCGCGCTGGCGCCGATGTTCGTGATCTGGCTGGGGATCGACACGCCCTCCCGCCTCGCCTTCGCGGTGTTCCTCAGCTTCTTCCCGGTCGTGATCTCGACCACGGTGGGCCTGTCCAACACCGACCCGGTGTCGCTTCGGCTGTGCCGGTCGCTGGCGGCGAGCCCGGTCCAGACCTTCTTCCAGGTCAGGGTCCCCTTCGCGTTGCCCTACCTCTTCAACGGCATGCGCATCGCCTCGACCATGGCGATCATCGGCGTCGTCGTCGCGGAGTTCATCTCGTCCCGGTCCGGCCTCGGCTTCTACATCCTCTACGCCTCGTCGCGGATGGAGACGGTCGGGATCTTCTCCGCGCTGCTGATGCTCTGCATCGTCGGCCTGGCGCTGTTCGGCGCCGTCGTCCTGGCCGAGCGGATCGTCCGCCGGACCTATCTCGCCTGA
- a CDS encoding alpha/beta fold hydrolase, with amino-acid sequence MTGVPFPFPARLPADRIAIGDIALAACVAGAGRPIVLIHGLGWDRNLWLPQVERLSARYKVIAGDTRGHGDSDKPAGPYSIDLFASDWAALLDRLDVRGACVVGFSQGGMAAQILAARRPDLISALVLVSTSGRFPDAGRENMEKRLAAQAAEGPEASARVAAESIFSEAWRAGHPAELERFVAWRAGQDQQALAHAMRATYGFDATPFHAGIGVPTLVLAGSADGLTPAAGMRDIAAAIPGAAYAEVPGAGHMIPIERPDAFDRALDGFLDTHYPAAG; translated from the coding sequence ATGACCGGCGTTCCGTTTCCTTTTCCGGCCCGCCTGCCGGCCGACCGGATCGCGATCGGCGACATCGCCCTGGCCGCCTGCGTCGCGGGCGCGGGCCGGCCGATCGTCTTGATCCATGGACTGGGCTGGGACAGGAACCTGTGGCTGCCCCAGGTCGAGCGGCTGTCCGCCCGGTACAAGGTGATCGCGGGCGATACCCGCGGCCACGGAGACAGCGACAAGCCGGCCGGCCCCTATTCGATAGACCTGTTCGCGTCGGACTGGGCGGCCCTGCTGGACCGCTTGGACGTTCGCGGCGCCTGCGTAGTGGGGTTCTCGCAGGGCGGGATGGCCGCGCAGATCCTGGCGGCCCGGCGACCCGACCTGATCTCGGCGCTGGTCCTGGTCAGCACGTCGGGACGCTTCCCGGATGCCGGACGGGAGAACATGGAGAAGCGCCTCGCGGCGCAGGCGGCCGAGGGGCCTGAAGCCTCCGCCCGGGTCGCCGCCGAAAGCATCTTCTCCGAAGCGTGGCGCGCGGGCCATCCGGCGGAGCTTGAACGGTTCGTCGCCTGGCGGGCGGGGCAGGACCAGCAGGCTTTGGCCCACGCGATGCGCGCGACCTACGGCTTCGACGCCACCCCGTTCCATGCCGGCATCGGCGTGCCGACGCTGGTGCTGGCCGGCTCCGCGGACGGCCTGACGCCGGCCGCGGGCATGCGCGACATCGCCGCCGCGATCCCCGGGGCCGCCTATGCCGAGGTGCCCGGCGCCGGGCACATGATCCCGATCGAACGGCCCGACGCGTTCGACCGCGCGCTCGACGGCTTCCTCGATACCCATTACCCGGCCGCAGGCTGA
- a CDS encoding amidohydrolase/deacetylase family metallohydrolase, giving the protein MEGNTQTGTVGALPGRIDLILTGGRVLDPAAGLDGIMDVGIGGGRIVAIAPSVEAGDARRVSVEGSVVTPGIIDTHAHVYQHVSGDFGLNPDMVGVRSGVATVVDQGGASALTIDGFRHFIVDPSKTRVLSFVSAYLAGGLLGHKYVDLYGPTGINVGAIVKAATDNPDLIKGIKAHAEPGGYSRWGVESLKLAKQASRELKLPVYVHLGTLWPEKPGVSVDAKAIIEEVVPLLDPGDILAHPFTRYPSGFVAPDGSIHPLVREALAMGVRIDVGRGAHFSFDNAKAVLDGGILPHTIGADQHGYNVKLVGEKRWYRGIFSDTDLAPDDAPVDDSPYSTPLGMLHAMTELMALGVGLPDLVRMATANSADMLGLSGEIGVLRPGAPADVSVFRVLEGDWMLEDSNGVKVRTDRFLKPEMVVRAGEIIRADSPIIPEFADAA; this is encoded by the coding sequence ATGGAAGGCAACACACAGACCGGCACCGTGGGAGCGCTGCCGGGCCGGATCGACCTGATCCTGACGGGCGGCCGGGTGCTCGATCCCGCCGCGGGGCTCGACGGCATCATGGATGTCGGGATCGGCGGCGGCAGGATCGTCGCCATCGCGCCCAGCGTTGAGGCGGGGGACGCGCGGCGCGTGTCGGTCGAGGGATCGGTCGTGACGCCCGGCATCATCGACACCCATGCCCACGTCTACCAGCATGTCAGCGGGGACTTCGGCCTCAATCCCGACATGGTCGGCGTGCGCTCCGGCGTCGCGACGGTCGTGGACCAGGGCGGGGCCAGCGCACTGACGATCGACGGCTTCCGGCATTTCATCGTCGATCCGTCCAAGACGCGGGTGCTGAGCTTCGTCTCGGCCTATCTAGCGGGCGGCCTGCTCGGGCACAAGTACGTGGACCTGTACGGTCCGACCGGCATCAATGTCGGCGCGATCGTCAAGGCGGCGACCGACAATCCGGACCTGATCAAGGGCATCAAGGCCCATGCCGAGCCGGGCGGCTATTCGCGCTGGGGGGTCGAGTCCCTCAAGCTCGCCAAGCAGGCGTCGCGCGAGTTGAAGCTGCCCGTCTACGTTCATCTCGGCACCCTGTGGCCGGAGAAGCCGGGCGTCTCGGTGGACGCGAAGGCGATCATCGAGGAGGTCGTGCCGCTGCTCGACCCCGGAGACATCCTGGCGCATCCCTTCACCCGCTATCCCAGCGGCTTCGTGGCGCCCGACGGCAGCATCCATCCGCTGGTGCGCGAGGCCCTGGCGATGGGTGTCAGGATCGATGTCGGCCGGGGCGCCCATTTCTCGTTCGACAATGCCAAGGCGGTTCTGGACGGCGGCATCCTGCCCCACACCATCGGGGCGGACCAGCATGGCTACAACGTCAAGCTGGTGGGCGAAAAGCGCTGGTACCGCGGCATCTTCTCGGACACCGACCTGGCGCCGGACGACGCGCCGGTGGACGACAGCCCCTATTCGACCCCGCTCGGCATGCTGCACGCGATGACCGAGCTGATGGCGCTGGGCGTCGGGCTGCCCGACCTGGTCCGCATGGCGACCGCCAATTCCGCCGACATGCTGGGCCTGTCCGGAGAGATCGGCGTGCTGCGCCCGGGCGCTCCCGCCGACGTGTCGGTCTTCCGCGTCCTGGAAGGGGATTGGATGCTGGAGGACTCCAACGGGGTCAAGGTCCGGACCGACCGCTTCCTGAAGCCGGAGATGGTGGTCCGCGCCGGCGAGATCATCCGCGCCGACAGCCCGATCATCCCCGAATTCGCCGACGCCGCCTGA
- a CDS encoding ABC transporter substrate-binding protein, producing MTRFTPPLSRRTLLKSAAAGTALAAMAGPLSAPALAANRPVKFTLAWLAQGTTLYVYLAKAKGFFSQRGLDVEISRGYGSLPAAQSIAAGQFDYGIVISTPLILSIAKGLPLKAIATVDYDATMGMGVLQDSPITAAKDLTGKKIGAVPGSAEYPFFPAFMQKAGMQMSDVELVHLDNKVLERAMTEKQVAAIMGIGSSSLPVMLSKGIPVRWLLYSSVGMRTYGQTIVTRPEVLERDPAVSEAVVDALMEAVAYSMKNPEESMEIFAREVPEIALTQNGKEFVRIGLGLAHHTIARSEAMEHGLGWGDPAVYQEMIDLVMTYAGGEGMTRPTVEQVFTNDFAGEFKLEQPEWQSVQARSAEFGKLVS from the coding sequence ATGACCCGCTTCACGCCTCCCCTTTCCCGCCGGACGCTCCTGAAATCCGCCGCCGCCGGCACGGCGCTGGCCGCGATGGCCGGCCCGCTGTCGGCGCCGGCCCTGGCGGCCAACCGGCCGGTCAAGTTCACGCTGGCCTGGCTCGCCCAGGGAACGACGCTCTACGTCTACCTGGCCAAGGCGAAGGGCTTCTTCAGCCAGCGCGGCCTGGACGTCGAGATCTCGCGGGGCTACGGCTCGCTGCCGGCGGCGCAGAGCATCGCGGCCGGGCAGTTCGACTATGGCATCGTGATCTCCACCCCGCTGATCCTGTCGATCGCCAAGGGCCTGCCGCTGAAGGCGATCGCGACGGTGGACTATGACGCGACCATGGGCATGGGCGTTCTCCAGGACAGCCCGATCACGGCCGCGAAGGACCTGACCGGCAAGAAGATCGGCGCCGTCCCGGGATCGGCGGAATACCCGTTTTTCCCCGCCTTCATGCAGAAGGCCGGCATGCAGATGAGCGACGTCGAGCTCGTCCATCTGGATAACAAGGTGCTGGAACGGGCGATGACCGAGAAGCAGGTCGCCGCCATCATGGGCATCGGCTCGTCCAGCCTGCCGGTCATGCTATCCAAGGGCATCCCGGTGCGCTGGCTGCTCTACAGCTCGGTCGGCATGCGGACCTACGGCCAGACCATCGTGACCCGTCCGGAGGTGCTGGAACGCGACCCCGCCGTGTCCGAGGCGGTCGTGGACGCGCTGATGGAGGCCGTCGCCTATTCCATGAAGAACCCGGAGGAATCGATGGAGATCTTCGCCCGCGAGGTGCCGGAGATCGCTCTGACCCAGAACGGCAAGGAGTTCGTGCGCATCGGCCTGGGCCTGGCGCACCATACCATCGCCCGCTCGGAGGCGATGGAGCATGGCCTGGGCTGGGGCGATCCCGCCGTGTACCAGGAGATGATCGACCTCGTCATGACCTACGCCGGCGGCGAGGGCATGACCCGGCCGACGGTCGAGCAGGTCTTCACCAACGATTTCGCGGGCGAGTTCAAGCTGGAGCAGCCGGAGTGGCAGTCGGTCCAGGCACGATCCGCCGAATTCGGCAAGCTGGTATCCTGA
- a CDS encoding ABC transporter permease produces the protein MAVDVSQAAGRIGRAVFPARPISWRPHGPAIRRVVLPLAFVVIVFAAWEAAVRLSGVSSMIIVPPSAILGVLSQHYAILMQHALPTLTETVLGFSLASLLGIVLGTLIASSERMRQAIYPNMVLFQVIPKVALAPLFIVWLGIGMPSRLAFAVFIAFFPVAVSTAAGLSGTSPAALRLCRSLTASRWQTFVHVRFPYAVPYIFAGLKVGVTMAVIGIVVGEFVTAQAGLGYIIMFASSAAETALAFAAVLLLCAVGVILYGVVAALEMAVMRKLDAPMSAGDVV, from the coding sequence ATGGCGGTCGATGTCAGCCAGGCTGCCGGGCGGATCGGGCGGGCGGTGTTTCCCGCCCGCCCGATCTCCTGGCGTCCGCACGGTCCGGCGATCCGCCGCGTCGTGCTTCCTCTCGCCTTCGTCGTGATCGTGTTCGCCGCCTGGGAAGCGGCGGTCCGGCTCTCGGGCGTTTCCTCGATGATCATCGTGCCGCCGTCGGCGATCCTGGGCGTCCTGTCCCAGCACTACGCGATCCTGATGCAGCATGCCCTTCCGACCCTGACCGAAACGGTCCTGGGCTTCTCCCTGGCGTCGCTGCTGGGCATCGTGCTCGGTACCCTGATCGCCTCGTCGGAGCGTATGCGGCAGGCGATCTATCCCAACATGGTGCTGTTCCAGGTGATACCGAAGGTGGCACTGGCACCCCTGTTCATCGTCTGGCTGGGCATCGGGATGCCGTCGCGCCTCGCCTTCGCGGTGTTCATCGCCTTCTTCCCGGTGGCCGTCTCCACCGCCGCCGGCCTGTCCGGGACCAGCCCGGCGGCCTTGCGGCTGTGCCGGTCGCTGACGGCGAGCCGCTGGCAGACCTTCGTCCATGTCCGGTTTCCCTACGCGGTGCCCTACATCTTCGCCGGGCTGAAGGTCGGCGTCACCATGGCCGTGATCGGCATCGTGGTGGGGGAGTTCGTCACCGCGCAGGCGGGGCTCGGCTACATCATCATGTTCGCCTCCTCCGCGGCGGAGACGGCGCTCGCCTTCGCCGCCGTGCTGCTGCTGTGCGCGGTCGGCGTGATCCTGTACGGGGTGGTGGCCGCGCTGGAAATGGCGGTGATGCGCAAGCTGGACGCGCCGATGTCGGCCGGCGACGTGGTCTGA
- a CDS encoding Rieske (2Fe-2S) protein translates to MDLAASRDLEEGGAVLVAVGAGTEARQLILLRVGGVAAAYVNACPHMGIMLDWVAERITAPGRRWLRCTAHGALFRREDGVCVSGPCAGQGLLRVPVTERGGRIMLEEAS, encoded by the coding sequence ATGGACCTCGCCGCCAGCCGCGACCTGGAGGAGGGCGGGGCGGTCCTGGTGGCGGTCGGCGCCGGGACGGAAGCGCGCCAGCTCATCCTGCTGCGCGTCGGCGGCGTCGCCGCCGCCTATGTCAACGCCTGCCCGCACATGGGGATCATGCTGGACTGGGTAGCCGAGCGGATCACCGCGCCGGGCCGGCGGTGGCTGCGATGCACGGCGCACGGCGCCCTGTTCCGCCGCGAGGACGGGGTGTGCGTCAGCGGCCCCTGTGCGGGACAGGGGCTCCTCCGCGTGCCTGTGACGGAGCGCGGGGGTCGGATCATGCTGGAGGAAGCGTCTTGA
- a CDS encoding FAD binding domain-containing protein, with protein sequence MTTPSNLPAPLVGLRGRRRIAPFVLARPGGVAEAIALGQAPGSAWMGGGVDLMDGLKRGMPLDRLVPLGALAELGTISRCEDGVLRVGALATYQDLADSAVVREAAPDLAALIGTVANFRIRSKATVGGSVMSGNGQYDLMPALLALDAVLVLAGPDGDARIPAAALVPDEPRLLRAVEIPAGEVTRLRVDRTLRPAVCVFLGLAFHGGAVVRLRAAVSCAHPRPVLAELGPDRVAAADPARDAAALAAELAAGLPSPVDDGTASASYRRRVIPILIRRLLEASSTEPQA encoded by the coding sequence TTGACCACACCATCGAACCTTCCGGCCCCGCTGGTCGGCCTGCGTGGGCGCCGGCGGATCGCTCCCTTCGTCCTGGCGCGCCCGGGCGGCGTCGCCGAGGCGATCGCCCTGGGGCAGGCACCGGGTTCCGCCTGGATGGGGGGAGGCGTCGACCTGATGGACGGCCTCAAGCGGGGCATGCCGCTGGATCGGCTGGTTCCGCTCGGCGCGTTGGCCGAACTGGGGACGATCTCGCGGTGCGAGGACGGGGTGCTGCGCGTCGGGGCCTTGGCGACTTACCAGGACTTGGCCGACAGCGCAGTGGTCCGGGAGGCCGCGCCCGACCTCGCGGCGCTGATCGGCACCGTCGCCAATTTCCGGATCCGGAGCAAGGCCACGGTGGGCGGCAGCGTCATGTCCGGAAACGGGCAGTACGACCTCATGCCGGCGCTGCTGGCGCTGGATGCCGTCCTGGTTCTCGCCGGGCCGGACGGCGATGCCCGCATTCCGGCGGCCGCCCTTGTTCCGGACGAGCCGCGCCTGCTGCGGGCGGTCGAGATCCCGGCCGGGGAGGTCACCCGCCTGCGGGTCGACCGGACGCTCCGGCCCGCCGTCTGCGTCTTTCTGGGTCTCGCTTTCCATGGTGGCGCGGTGGTCCGGCTGCGGGCGGCGGTGTCCTGCGCCCATCCACGGCCCGTACTGGCGGAACTGGGACCCGATCGCGTCGCCGCCGCCGATCCGGCGCGGGATGCCGCGGCGCTGGCCGCTGAACTCGCCGCCGGTCTCCCTTCTCCGGTCGATGACGGGACGGCGTCGGCCTCCTACCGGCGCCGGGTCATCCCGATCCTGATCCGGCGCCTGCTGGAGGCATCTTCGACGGAGCCGCAGGCATGA
- a CDS encoding (2Fe-2S)-binding protein gives MTGTSFVLNGRVLALDAPDNAVLADLLRDVHGLYGCRIGCDQAVCGACTVLVDGAPMAACSTFAFEVAGRAVVTIEGMASADGTLDPVQRAFVEERGFQCGYCTAGIILTVRALLDRDPDPDEAVIRSWLGANVCRCTGYSAIISAVRAAARLRREEGA, from the coding sequence ATGACCGGAACCAGCTTCGTCCTGAACGGCCGGGTTCTGGCCCTGGATGCACCAGACAATGCGGTGCTCGCGGACCTCCTGCGCGACGTGCACGGGCTTTACGGGTGCAGGATCGGATGCGACCAGGCCGTCTGCGGCGCCTGCACCGTGCTGGTGGACGGCGCGCCGATGGCGGCCTGCTCCACCTTCGCGTTCGAGGTGGCTGGGCGGGCGGTCGTGACGATCGAGGGCATGGCGTCCGCCGACGGCACCCTCGACCCGGTGCAGCGGGCCTTCGTCGAGGAACGGGGCTTCCAGTGCGGCTACTGCACGGCCGGGATCATCCTGACCGTGCGGGCGCTGCTGGACCGGGATCCCGACCCGGACGAGGCGGTCATCCGGTCCTGGCTGGGAGCCAATGTCTGCCGCTGCACCGGCTACTCCGCCATCATTTCCGCCGTGCGCGCCGCGGCCCGCCTGCGCCGCGAAGAGGGAGCCTGA
- a CDS encoding xanthine dehydrogenase family protein molybdopterin-binding subunit — MDGRSKVTGEVRYAVDAALPGMRHAKLLRSPHPHARILRVDARRALALPGVVCVVTGEDAARMPDPRHGFSVRDQPVIAIDKVRYVGDPVAAVVAADEMTALAALELIDVDYQPLPPVPTMEEALAPGAPLLFDEPHPGPPLGVGAGSWSRNEPAPNVLYEYGYTRGDVAADLAGAAHVSTDSFAVSRIGHYYLEPYSGVARVEAGRVELWSCNQDPFMIRADIARMFGLPVNDICIHSPMIGGGFGGKSYCKHEPLIVLMAMKARAPVRLALTLDESLLTLTKHAGILTLTTGVDAAGRLVARRSELRLDGGAYADASAMVALKAGYRITGPYRWKSVLTRASIVRTTTVPAGSYRGFGGTQASYASECQIDMIARRIGIDPLEFRRRNLLEVGEPFAPGDSGMDSDLRRGLDEVCRRIGYHERRNGGRSGGAGRGMGLAVGIKDGGGTGNHAQAIVTVSQAGDVTVSAGTTEIGQGAATTLCRIATLALGLPLANARYAPIDTDRTPLNNGTHVSCGTTVTGTAVQRAAEDARAQILGFAAGHLQCGPEDLVLDGWAVRRGGETFPLGPMIASWFGGVGHVFIGRGAMKVPFDERSPVRARNLFWMPSWAGAEVEVDRATGRLRVLQLVVGADAGHAIDPASCVGQIAGAALQAFGLAMFEELRYRGGAVPENADPRAYRVPMAADLPDRFDCFVEEHGLGPGPFGAKGLGESGMLAVAAAIANAIEDATGARVTRIPFTPERVLDALDRLDADTMPERRSAAE, encoded by the coding sequence ATGGACGGCCGTTCCAAGGTCACGGGGGAGGTCCGCTACGCGGTCGACGCGGCGCTGCCCGGCATGCGCCATGCCAAGCTGCTGCGCAGCCCCCATCCCCATGCCCGCATCCTGCGCGTCGATGCCCGCCGGGCGCTGGCGCTGCCGGGCGTCGTGTGCGTCGTCACGGGCGAGGACGCGGCCCGGATGCCGGACCCGCGCCACGGCTTCTCGGTCCGCGACCAGCCCGTGATCGCGATCGACAAGGTCCGGTATGTCGGCGATCCGGTCGCCGCCGTGGTGGCGGCGGACGAGATGACGGCGCTGGCGGCGCTGGAGCTGATCGATGTCGACTACCAGCCGCTGCCGCCGGTCCCGACGATGGAGGAAGCGCTGGCGCCCGGAGCGCCGCTGCTGTTCGACGAGCCGCATCCCGGTCCGCCGCTGGGGGTCGGCGCCGGATCCTGGAGCCGCAACGAGCCGGCGCCGAACGTGCTGTACGAATACGGCTATACCCGGGGTGACGTCGCTGCCGATCTGGCCGGGGCCGCCCACGTGTCCACCGACAGCTTCGCGGTCTCCCGCATCGGCCACTACTACCTGGAACCCTATTCGGGCGTGGCGCGGGTGGAGGCGGGGCGGGTGGAACTGTGGTCCTGCAACCAGGATCCTTTCATGATCCGCGCCGACATCGCCCGCATGTTCGGGCTTCCGGTCAATGACATATGCATCCATTCGCCCATGATCGGCGGCGGCTTCGGCGGCAAGAGCTACTGCAAGCACGAGCCCCTGATCGTGCTGATGGCGATGAAGGCGCGGGCGCCGGTGCGGCTGGCCCTGACCCTCGACGAAAGCCTGCTGACCCTGACCAAGCATGCCGGGATCCTGACGCTGACCACCGGCGTCGATGCCGCCGGAAGGCTGGTCGCCCGGCGGTCGGAGCTGCGCCTTGACGGCGGCGCCTACGCCGATGCCAGCGCCATGGTGGCGCTCAAGGCGGGATATCGCATCACCGGCCCCTATCGCTGGAAATCGGTGCTGACCCGGGCGTCGATCGTCCGCACCACGACCGTCCCGGCGGGGTCCTATCGCGGCTTCGGCGGCACCCAGGCCAGCTATGCCTCGGAATGCCAGATCGACATGATCGCGCGGCGGATCGGCATCGATCCCCTGGAATTCCGCCGGCGCAACCTGCTGGAGGTCGGCGAGCCGTTCGCCCCCGGCGACAGCGGCATGGACAGCGACCTGAGGCGCGGCCTGGACGAGGTCTGTCGGCGCATAGGGTATCATGAGCGAAGGAACGGCGGTCGGAGCGGCGGCGCCGGCCGCGGCATGGGGCTCGCTGTCGGCATCAAGGACGGCGGCGGCACCGGCAACCATGCCCAGGCCATCGTGACCGTCAGCCAGGCCGGAGACGTGACGGTCAGCGCAGGCACGACGGAGATCGGCCAGGGAGCCGCGACCACCCTGTGCCGGATCGCGACCCTGGCCCTCGGCCTGCCGCTGGCGAACGCGCGCTACGCCCCGATCGACACCGACCGCACCCCGCTGAACAACGGGACGCATGTCAGCTGCGGCACCACGGTCACCGGAACCGCGGTCCAGCGCGCGGCGGAGGATGCGCGCGCGCAGATCCTGGGGTTCGCCGCCGGGCATCTGCAATGCGGTCCGGAGGATCTGGTCCTGGACGGCTGGGCGGTGCGGCGGGGCGGGGAGACGTTTCCGCTGGGTCCCATGATCGCCTCCTGGTTCGGCGGGGTCGGCCATGTCTTCATCGGGCGCGGCGCGATGAAGGTGCCGTTCGACGAGCGATCCCCGGTGCGGGCCCGCAACCTGTTCTGGATGCCGAGCTGGGCCGGGGCGGAGGTCGAGGTGGACCGGGCGACCGGCCGCCTGAGGGTCCTGCAACTGGTCGTCGGCGCCGACGCCGGCCACGCGATCGATCCGGCCTCGTGCGTCGGGCAGATCGCCGGCGCGGCGCTCCAGGCGTTCGGGCTGGCCATGTTCGAGGAACTGCGGTATCGCGGCGGCGCGGTGCCGGAGAACGCCGATCCCCGGGCCTACCGGGTGCCGATGGCGGCCGACCTGCCGGACCGGTTCGACTGCTTCGTGGAGGAGCACGGGCTGGGTCCGGGGCCGTTCGGGGCCAAGGGATTGGGGGAGAGCGGGATGCTGGCGGTCGCCGCGGCCATCGCGAACGCGATCGAGGATGCGACCGGCGCCCGCGTGACGCGGATCCCCTTCACTCCGGAACGGGTGCTGGACGCGCTCGACCGTCTCGATGCGGACACCATGCCGGAACGGCGGAGTGCGGCCGAATGA
- a CDS encoding ABC transporter substrate-binding protein, whose protein sequence is MKLAIPDLVSPSYFPAIAAIELGLCRKHGLDVALKVISPVDAAYRALRDGTVDFVGGSSHSAVSAFPDWHGVKLICAQSRGLYWFLVMRADLGLDRGDAAGLRRCRIGAAPWVRLTLERLLAASGIDGVTIVPIPGAAGARVNYGVTAARALAEGLIDGFWANGMGAELAVRSGEGMVFLDPRRGDGPAECFDYTTATVATTDRLIERAPEAAIGMARAVAEAQAVLRDDPQVATRIAGALFPPAETGLIAELIRRDLPFYDTCLPERSVAGMIAFSREVGIVSGPIPYDRIVAVSVRKAV, encoded by the coding sequence ATGAAACTGGCGATCCCGGACCTTGTCTCACCCTCCTATTTCCCGGCCATCGCGGCGATCGAGCTGGGGCTCTGCCGCAAGCACGGGCTCGACGTCGCGCTGAAGGTGATATCGCCGGTAGACGCGGCCTATCGGGCGCTGCGCGACGGAACGGTCGATTTCGTCGGCGGCTCGTCCCATTCCGCCGTGTCGGCATTCCCCGACTGGCATGGCGTGAAGCTGATCTGCGCCCAGTCCCGGGGGCTTTACTGGTTCCTCGTCATGCGGGCCGACCTGGGCCTGGACCGGGGCGATGCCGCCGGGTTGCGACGATGCCGGATCGGCGCCGCGCCCTGGGTGCGGCTGACGCTGGAACGGCTGCTGGCCGCGTCGGGCATCGACGGCGTGACGATCGTCCCGATCCCCGGCGCCGCCGGCGCGCGGGTCAATTACGGCGTGACCGCCGCCCGGGCTCTGGCCGAAGGGCTGATCGACGGGTTCTGGGCGAACGGCATGGGGGCGGAACTGGCCGTCCGGAGCGGCGAGGGCATGGTGTTTCTCGATCCCCGGCGCGGCGACGGGCCGGCGGAGTGCTTCGATTACACGACCGCGACCGTGGCAACGACGGACCGCCTGATCGAACGGGCGCCGGAAGCCGCCATCGGCATGGCCCGCGCCGTCGCCGAGGCGCAGGCTGTGCTGCGCGACGATCCCCAGGTGGCGACCCGTATCGCCGGAGCGCTGTTCCCGCCTGCGGAAACCGGCTTGATCGCCGAACTGATCCGGCGCGACCTGCCGTTCTACGATACCTGCCTGCCGGAGCGCTCGGTCGCCGGCATGATCGCCTTTTCGCGGGAAGTGGGCATTGTGTCCGGTCCGATCCCATACGACAGGATCGTCGCGGTCAGTGTCCGGAAGGCGGTGTGA